In one Sporomusa sphaeroides DSM 2875 genomic region, the following are encoded:
- the rplS gene encoding 50S ribosomal protein L19, whose translation MNIIQILEQEQLRQDIPSFKAGDTVRVHVKVVEGSRERIQVFEGVVINRQGGGVRETFTVRRISYNVGVERTFPVHSPRIEKIEVMRRGIVRRAKLYYLRNLTGKAARIREKR comes from the coding sequence ATGAATATTATTCAGATTTTAGAACAAGAACAATTGCGGCAAGACATCCCGTCTTTCAAGGCAGGCGACACTGTGCGTGTACACGTAAAAGTTGTCGAGGGCAGCCGTGAACGTATTCAGGTTTTCGAAGGTGTAGTAATCAACCGCCAAGGGGGCGGTGTGCGGGAAACTTTTACTGTAAGACGCATATCTTATAATGTAGGTGTAGAGCGTACTTTCCCGGTACATTCTCCGCGTATTGAAAAAATCGAAGTAATGCGCCGCGGTATTGTCCGCAGAGCCAAGCTTTACTATCTGCGCAACCTTACTGGTAAGGCCGCCCGTATTAGAGAAAAACGCTAA
- the ylxM gene encoding YlxM family DNA-binding protein, with amino-acid sequence MLNKVLRVGQLYDFYNALLTEKQRDCLNMHYLQDLSLAEIAEQFGVSRQAVHDILRRAEQTLEEYETKLGLAARYHEERTLLAEVVSNLEQLPHHVRQLPELRCALTKLSVLLEDTREV; translated from the coding sequence ATGTTAAATAAAGTGCTGAGAGTAGGTCAATTGTATGATTTCTATAATGCGCTCCTGACCGAAAAACAGCGTGACTGTCTTAATATGCACTATCTGCAGGATCTGTCACTGGCTGAAATTGCCGAACAATTTGGTGTGTCACGCCAAGCGGTGCATGACATTTTACGCCGGGCTGAACAGACACTGGAAGAATATGAAACTAAATTAGGACTGGCTGCCCGTTATCATGAAGAACGTACGCTGCTTGCTGAAGTTGTCAGTAATTTGGAGCAGCTGCCGCATCATGTGCGGCAGTTACCTGAGTTGCGCTGCGCCTTGACTAAATTAAGTGTATTGTTAGAAGACACCCGGGAGGTGTAA
- the ffh gene encoding signal recognition particle protein, producing the protein MVFESLADKLQQTFKKLRGRGKLSESDVADALKEVRMALLEADVNFKVVKDLIAKIKERAIGQEVLESLTPAQHVIKIVNEELTNLMGGTQSRIAIASRPPTVIMLVGLQGAGKTTTAGKLAHLLKRQGKRPLMVAADIYRPAAIKQLEVLGQQLEIPVFTMGQENPVNIAKKAVDQALMMARDIVIIDTAGRLHINEELMNELKSIKQTVKPHEILLVVDAMTGQDAVNVAESFNNDLGIDGIILTKLDGDARGGAALSIKAVTGQPIKFAGMGEKLDALEPFHPDRMASRILGMGDVLSLIEKAESTLNLEKAQEMQKKLRKEEFTLDDFLEQIEQVRKLGPLDQILGMIPGMGKLKQLQGMDIDDKEVKHIIAIIRSMTAKERRDPSILNGSRRKRIALGSGTRVQDVNRLLKQFGEAKKMMKRIQEMQKSGKKPNFKLPFMN; encoded by the coding sequence ATGGTTTTTGAAAGTTTGGCCGATAAGCTCCAGCAAACATTTAAAAAGTTGCGTGGCAGGGGCAAACTCTCGGAAAGTGATGTTGCTGATGCTCTTAAAGAGGTGCGGATGGCCCTCTTGGAAGCTGATGTCAATTTTAAAGTAGTAAAAGACCTGATTGCCAAAATCAAAGAACGGGCCATAGGCCAGGAAGTATTGGAAAGCCTGACGCCTGCCCAGCATGTTATAAAGATTGTAAATGAAGAACTTACCAACCTGATGGGCGGTACCCAGAGCCGCATTGCCATTGCGTCCCGTCCCCCGACAGTTATTATGCTGGTGGGCTTGCAGGGCGCAGGTAAGACGACCACAGCCGGTAAACTGGCACATCTGCTCAAACGTCAGGGCAAGCGGCCGCTGATGGTGGCTGCCGATATTTATCGCCCGGCTGCGATCAAGCAGTTGGAGGTACTGGGGCAGCAGCTGGAGATTCCGGTATTCACCATGGGGCAGGAAAACCCGGTCAATATTGCTAAAAAAGCCGTGGATCAAGCCTTGATGATGGCCCGCGACATTGTGATTATTGATACCGCCGGTCGTTTGCACATTAATGAAGAGCTTATGAATGAACTTAAATCTATTAAGCAAACGGTCAAGCCTCATGAAATCTTACTGGTCGTTGATGCGATGACCGGACAAGATGCCGTTAATGTGGCCGAGTCCTTTAATAATGACCTTGGCATTGACGGCATTATCCTGACAAAACTTGATGGCGATGCCCGCGGCGGGGCTGCTCTCTCCATCAAGGCAGTTACCGGCCAGCCAATAAAATTTGCCGGCATGGGTGAAAAACTGGATGCTCTGGAACCGTTTCATCCTGACCGGATGGCCTCGCGTATTCTGGGAATGGGCGATGTACTTAGCCTCATTGAAAAGGCTGAATCAACGCTTAATCTGGAAAAAGCTCAGGAAATGCAGAAAAAACTTCGCAAAGAAGAGTTTACGCTGGATGATTTCCTCGAACAGATTGAACAAGTGCGCAAACTGGGACCGCTTGATCAAATTCTCGGCATGATCCCCGGTATGGGTAAGCTTAAACAGCTGCAAGGCATGGATATTGACGATAAAGAAGTCAAACATATTATTGCTATTATCCGGTCGATGACCGCCAAAGAACGGCGTGACCCGTCGATACTCAACGGCAGCCGCCGCAAGCGGATTGCTCTTGGCAGCGGTACACGGGTACAAGATGTTAATCGACTGCTAAAACAATTTGGTGAAGCCAAAAAGATGATGAAACGTATTCAGGAAATGCAAAAGAGTGGCAAGAAACCAAACTTTAAGCTTCCCTTTATGAATTAA
- the trmD gene encoding tRNA (guanosine(37)-N1)-methyltransferase TrmD has product MRIDIISLFPDMFAGPLGHSILKRAQDSGHIAVHVTNPRDFTYDKHHIADDYPFGGGSGMVMKPEPIFRAVENVVCTAKLTRRRIVLMCPGGQVFDQAKARELAGYEQLILVCGHYEGIDDRIRQYVVDEAVSIGDYVLTGGELPAMVITDAVARMLPGVLGADDGAQQDSFYNGLLEYPQYTRPRQFNGWEVPEVLLSGDHAKIERWRRKESLRTTLLRRPDLLAGMELSPLDHKLLEEIKTEQAGG; this is encoded by the coding sequence ATGCGTATTGATATTATTTCGTTATTTCCCGATATGTTTGCCGGTCCACTAGGGCACAGCATCCTCAAACGGGCACAGGATAGCGGACATATCGCTGTTCATGTAACCAATCCCCGAGATTTTACTTATGATAAGCATCATATTGCCGACGACTATCCTTTTGGCGGTGGTTCGGGTATGGTTATGAAACCGGAACCGATATTCCGGGCAGTGGAAAACGTAGTATGTACAGCTAAGCTTACGCGCCGGCGGATTGTGCTGATGTGTCCGGGCGGACAAGTTTTTGATCAGGCTAAAGCCAGGGAACTGGCCGGCTATGAGCAGTTAATCCTTGTCTGTGGCCACTATGAAGGTATTGATGACCGGATACGCCAGTATGTGGTTGACGAGGCTGTTTCCATCGGTGATTATGTGCTGACAGGCGGGGAATTGCCTGCGATGGTCATTACCGATGCGGTTGCGCGGATGCTTCCAGGGGTACTTGGCGCCGATGATGGCGCGCAGCAGGATTCCTTTTATAACGGTCTGCTCGAATATCCGCAATATACGCGCCCGCGTCAGTTCAATGGCTGGGAAGTGCCGGAGGTGCTGCTCTCAGGCGATCATGCTAAAATTGAAAGATGGCGGCGGAAAGAGTCGCTGCGGACAACGCTTTTGCGCCGGCCGGATTTGCTGGCCGGGATGGAGCTAAGTCCTCTTGACCATAAGCTGTTGGAAGAAATAAAGACTGAGCAGGCTGGAGGCTGA
- the rpsP gene encoding 30S ribosomal protein S16, with amino-acid sequence MAVKIRLKRMGAKKRPFYRVVVADSRSPRDGRFIENLGHYDSTTEPAVIKIDEEKAIAWLQKGAQPTDTVKNLLSKTGILKKWDEVKRSK; translated from the coding sequence ATGGCAGTTAAAATTCGCTTAAAGCGTATGGGCGCAAAAAAACGTCCTTTCTACCGTGTAGTAGTAGCTGATTCCCGTTCGCCACGGGATGGCCGCTTTATTGAAAACCTGGGTCATTATGATTCCACTACTGAACCGGCAGTTATCAAGATTGACGAAGAAAAAGCCATCGCATGGCTGCAAAAAGGCGCTCAACCTACCGATACTGTTAAAAACCTGCTCAGCAAAACCGGCATCCTGAAAAAATGGGATGAAGTAAAGCGTTCTAAGTAA
- the smc gene encoding chromosome segregation protein SMC: MLLRRLEAYGFKSFAEKTELEFGQGITAIVGPNGSGKSNISDAIRWALGEQSLRTLRGAKMEDVIFAGSVNRRPLGVAEVSLVFDNSDGQLALDFSEVTITRRVFRSGDSEYYINKTPCRLKDIHEMLADTGLGRDSMTVIGQNKVDEILSSKPEERRLLFEEAAGIIKYKQRKRDALRKLDDTEQNLTRVRDITAELESQLEPLKESADRTSQFNLLNTELTACQATLLLERLTKAEKLVESAKLEQANVTDRSIAASARLTTADNEKDALTLTLAQTEEAITCAEKNIQEVAQEIERTDSRTGVLTERIEQGQKAQARFDDELARLTAEKQAAEVKLNELYGELEAKQGQIVTANAMLAEKSRHSECLAASIRQLEQQIETGKEQTFEHLQLLVNERNALRMLERDLAALTAQQMNFAKEHENYLNRQQEISAKDQQLKAETQALADRRKDFEQQISLVQQNKAKLEYEYKNILETEQQLAGKVNETSSRLSVLTSMQQELEGFGRAIKGILKHQSSWRQGICGAVAQLLTVPDTYVNAIEVALGGAQQHLVTDTDQTAKQAINFLKTQKLGRATFLPLNTIKISKPREAEILAANQPGALGFAADVVGVSERYRSVVNYLLGRVIIAKTIDHALTIARNCGFSVKIVTLDGELINPGGSLTGGSMGRKEASFIARNNEIDTLKQALTALKEQREILEQEKAAIANAITGANAQLAGYDNNVKEIELRQAELAIHLAAVRTEDEQCELALRTITAEAADGQREIVVCQQKLEQSKTSIASLETREIGYKSQVENWQGELKIKKAEQQAIGDELTDAKIKLSAITQAVTTARAGCEQAAQLQASLAAQLVRIHTEKQQLQSENGQAQDELVSLSASKEGLLRDKCQLVETRQALYADKLEKLAGIGRLDKEIKDLRRQSADLQNKLHEMELLVTKYTYEAANCHEQLTGQLALTIEEARALKRSDSIEQLLQTIASLEQQIAALGPVNPAAIEEYNRVRERYAFLQGQVTDLSQAKEYLTSVIKDIDITMSRQFNTAFKAINQYFGDVFNRLFGGGRAELVLIEPGNILETGIDIIVQPPGKKLQNLALLSGGERALTVIALLFAILTYRPAPFCVVDEIDAALDEANVQRFSEFLRDYAQNTQFIIVTHRKGTMEAAGVLHGVTMEESGISRLVSVKFMDKAG; this comes from the coding sequence ATGCTGCTCCGCCGACTTGAGGCATATGGGTTTAAATCGTTTGCCGAAAAAACCGAACTGGAGTTTGGACAAGGAATAACAGCCATTGTTGGCCCCAACGGCAGCGGCAAAAGCAATATTTCTGATGCCATTCGTTGGGCGCTTGGTGAACAGAGCCTGCGCACCTTGCGTGGTGCCAAGATGGAGGATGTCATCTTTGCCGGCAGTGTCAACCGCAGACCTTTGGGAGTAGCAGAAGTTTCTCTCGTATTTGATAACAGTGATGGGCAGCTGGCATTGGATTTTAGTGAAGTTACCATCACCCGCCGCGTATTTCGTTCAGGGGACAGTGAATATTACATCAATAAAACACCCTGCCGATTAAAAGATATTCATGAAATGCTGGCAGATACAGGACTGGGCCGTGATTCGATGACAGTAATCGGGCAGAACAAAGTTGATGAGATATTAAGCAGCAAACCTGAAGAACGCCGGCTTTTGTTTGAAGAAGCCGCCGGTATCATCAAGTATAAACAGCGTAAACGGGATGCCTTGCGTAAGCTGGACGACACAGAACAAAATCTGACCCGGGTTCGGGATATTACCGCAGAGCTTGAAAGTCAGTTGGAACCGCTCAAAGAAAGCGCTGACAGGACTAGCCAGTTTAATTTGTTAAACACGGAATTGACAGCCTGTCAGGCAACTTTGCTGCTGGAACGGTTGACAAAAGCGGAAAAGCTGGTAGAGAGCGCCAAGCTGGAACAGGCTAATGTAACAGACCGGAGTATTGCAGCCAGTGCCCGGTTAACTACAGCCGACAATGAAAAAGATGCGCTAACGCTAACGCTTGCTCAAACAGAGGAAGCGATTACTTGTGCTGAAAAGAATATTCAAGAAGTGGCCCAGGAAATAGAGCGCACAGATAGCCGCACAGGAGTACTGACTGAGCGAATTGAACAAGGTCAAAAGGCGCAGGCGCGTTTTGACGATGAGCTTGCCCGCTTAACTGCTGAAAAGCAAGCGGCAGAAGTAAAACTTAATGAGCTATACGGTGAGCTGGAAGCTAAACAAGGACAAATTGTCACTGCTAATGCCATGTTAGCGGAGAAAAGCAGGCACAGCGAGTGCCTGGCTGCCAGCATCAGACAGCTTGAGCAGCAAATTGAGACAGGTAAAGAGCAAACCTTTGAACATTTGCAGCTGTTGGTAAATGAACGTAACGCCCTGCGCATGCTTGAGCGTGACTTGGCGGCGTTAACCGCACAACAGATGAATTTTGCTAAAGAACATGAGAACTATTTGAACCGGCAGCAGGAGATCAGCGCTAAAGATCAGCAGCTTAAGGCCGAGACTCAAGCGCTTGCTGACCGGCGAAAGGATTTCGAACAGCAGATTAGCCTTGTGCAGCAGAACAAGGCTAAATTGGAATATGAATATAAGAATATCTTAGAAACAGAACAGCAGCTTGCCGGTAAGGTAAATGAAACCTCATCCCGCCTTAGTGTTTTGACAAGCATGCAGCAGGAATTAGAAGGATTTGGCAGGGCGATAAAAGGTATATTGAAACACCAGAGTTCCTGGCGTCAAGGGATTTGTGGCGCAGTAGCCCAGCTTTTGACAGTGCCGGATACCTATGTCAATGCCATTGAGGTGGCACTTGGCGGTGCTCAACAGCATCTTGTTACCGATACCGATCAAACCGCTAAGCAAGCTATTAATTTCTTGAAAACACAAAAATTAGGACGGGCTACTTTTTTACCGTTAAACACAATTAAAATAAGTAAACCAAGAGAAGCCGAAATACTGGCCGCCAATCAGCCGGGCGCATTAGGGTTTGCCGCAGATGTTGTCGGGGTTAGCGAGCGGTATCGCTCAGTAGTAAACTATTTACTGGGCCGGGTTATTATTGCCAAAACCATTGATCATGCACTGACAATTGCGCGCAATTGTGGATTTTCCGTAAAAATTGTTACCCTTGACGGTGAACTTATTAATCCCGGCGGATCATTGACCGGCGGCAGCATGGGGCGTAAAGAAGCCAGTTTTATTGCCAGGAATAATGAAATTGACACACTTAAACAAGCATTGACAGCCCTGAAAGAGCAACGGGAAATTTTAGAACAGGAAAAAGCGGCTATTGCCAACGCTATAACCGGGGCTAACGCGCAGCTGGCCGGTTATGATAACAATGTAAAAGAAATAGAGCTTCGTCAAGCCGAATTGGCAATTCATTTAGCTGCAGTCAGGACCGAGGACGAACAGTGCGAGCTGGCGCTTAGAACGATAACTGCCGAAGCAGCGGATGGTCAGCGCGAAATAGTTGTTTGTCAACAAAAGCTCGAGCAAAGTAAAACCAGCATTGCTTCTTTGGAAACACGGGAAATCGGTTATAAATCACAAGTGGAAAACTGGCAGGGTGAACTTAAAATCAAAAAAGCTGAGCAGCAGGCTATTGGCGATGAGTTGACCGATGCTAAAATTAAACTCAGCGCCATTACCCAAGCGGTAACCACAGCCCGCGCAGGTTGCGAGCAGGCTGCGCAGCTGCAAGCATCGCTGGCTGCGCAGCTTGTCCGTATCCATACCGAGAAGCAGCAGCTACAGTCGGAGAATGGACAAGCTCAGGACGAACTCGTCTCACTCTCGGCAAGCAAGGAAGGGCTGTTACGCGATAAATGTCAGCTGGTTGAAACACGTCAGGCACTTTATGCCGACAAGCTGGAAAAACTGGCAGGCATAGGCCGGCTGGACAAAGAGATCAAAGATTTACGCCGGCAGAGTGCTGACCTGCAAAACAAACTGCACGAGATGGAATTACTTGTCACTAAATATACATATGAAGCAGCTAACTGCCACGAACAGCTTACCGGACAGCTTGCCCTCACAATCGAGGAGGCACGTGCGCTAAAAAGGTCTGACAGTATTGAACAGCTGTTACAGACAATAGCTTCCCTTGAACAGCAGATAGCAGCACTTGGACCGGTTAATCCGGCAGCTATTGAAGAATATAACCGTGTCCGGGAGCGATATGCCTTTTTGCAGGGGCAAGTTACTGACTTATCACAGGCTAAGGAGTATTTGACATCAGTAATTAAAGATATTGATATTACTATGTCACGTCAATTTAATACCGCCTTTAAAGCCATAAATCAATACTTTGGCGATGTATTCAACCGTTTGTTTGGTGGTGGACGTGCGGAGCTTGTGCTGATTGAGCCGGGCAATATTCTGGAAACAGGCATAGATATTATTGTACAGCCTCCGGGAAAGAAACTGCAAAATCTAGCCCTGTTGTCAGGCGGTGAACGGGCACTTACCGTAATTGCATTGTTATTTGCTATCCTGACATATCGTCCGGCACCTTTCTGTGTGGTTGACGAAATTGATGCTGCCCTGGATGAAGCCAACGTACAGCGGTTTAGCGAATTTTTACGTGATTATGCACAAAACACGCAATTTATTATTGTTACCCACCGCAAAGGAACTATGGAAGCCGCCGGTGTATTGCATGGCGTGACAATGGAAGAATCGGGAATATCCAGGCTGGTTTCGGTAAAGTTTATGGACAAAGCCGGATAA
- a CDS encoding KH domain-containing protein encodes MKELVEVIAKALVKNPEHVNVNETTDNLGTVYELHVAPEDMGKIIGKQGRIAKAIRTVVKAAATRENKRVMVEII; translated from the coding sequence ATGAAAGAATTAGTCGAAGTTATCGCCAAAGCGTTAGTGAAAAACCCGGAGCACGTCAATGTTAACGAAACAACCGATAATTTGGGTACAGTCTATGAACTGCATGTGGCCCCGGAAGACATGGGGAAAATCATTGGCAAGCAAGGACGTATTGCCAAAGCTATCCGCACTGTGGTTAAAGCTGCCGCCACCCGGGAAAACAAACGAGTAATGGTGGAAATAATATAA
- a CDS encoding YlqD family protein, protein MANVENLTIKCPVTVKAKVTEDLKAHLAAEIQEAIRKADLELQQIEFHAKRMMTEQAKQDAQGLVGLRQQIDAERQKRLDFKNHMLEKLKETAQLEIGAEVVQGTMDRVVTVSIGDDLHKLMATEILLEDGKIIAFRN, encoded by the coding sequence ATGGCCAACGTCGAGAACTTGACAATTAAGTGCCCGGTAACCGTTAAAGCCAAAGTAACAGAAGATCTTAAAGCGCACTTGGCGGCTGAAATTCAGGAAGCTATCAGAAAAGCCGATTTAGAACTCCAGCAAATCGAATTTCATGCTAAACGCATGATGACCGAGCAAGCCAAGCAAGATGCCCAGGGGCTGGTAGGTTTGCGTCAGCAAATTGATGCCGAGCGGCAAAAACGGCTTGATTTTAAAAATCATATGCTGGAAAAGCTAAAGGAAACAGCACAACTGGAAATCGGTGCGGAAGTCGTTCAGGGTACTATGGATAGAGTCGTTACAGTAAGTATTGGTGATGACCTCCACAAACTGATGGCAACGGAAATTTTGCTGGAAGATGGCAAAATTATTGCCTTCCGCAACTAA
- a CDS encoding RNA methyltransferase — MALPVYIGLVHHPIYNKNNEIVTTAITNFDIHDIARTSRTYDLIKYFIIHPHDSQKALAEEIIGYWQEGYGGQYNPDRKEALSIVEVIPDIAAAVEYVADREGVRPMIVTTDARKYENTVSYRRLRQEIAAGRPCLLLFGTGWGMENSVMKQFDYILEPIYGPGTYNHLPVRAAVAIILDRLLGESWWAE, encoded by the coding sequence ATGGCATTGCCTGTATATATTGGCTTGGTGCATCATCCTATTTACAATAAAAATAATGAGATAGTAACCACCGCCATTACGAATTTTGATATCCATGATATTGCCCGTACCTCCAGGACGTATGATTTGATCAAGTATTTTATCATTCATCCTCATGACAGCCAGAAAGCTTTGGCCGAAGAAATTATCGGCTACTGGCAGGAGGGCTACGGCGGGCAGTATAATCCTGACCGCAAAGAGGCCTTAAGCATCGTGGAAGTTATTCCTGATATTGCGGCAGCTGTCGAGTATGTTGCGGACAGGGAAGGTGTACGCCCTATGATTGTTACCACCGACGCCCGTAAGTATGAAAATACAGTCTCCTATAGGAGACTGCGGCAGGAGATAGCAGCCGGCAGACCCTGCCTGCTGCTGTTTGGAACAGGTTGGGGTATGGAGAATTCAGTAATGAAGCAGTTTGATTATATATTAGAACCGATTTACGGACCGGGAACCTATAACCATCTGCCTGTGCGTGCGGCAGTTGCCATTATCCTTGACCGGTTGCTGGGCGAATCTTGGTGGGCTGAGTGA
- the ftsY gene encoding signal recognition particle-docking protein FtsY yields the protein MGFFDKLKAGLEKTRKSFTEKIEQLVIGYATIDDEFLDDLEAVLLSADVGVATTSKLMAEIRKGIKDKLINSPDDLKPFLQEKISAMLVGQSPAEAAHNPPTVILVVGVNGVGKTTTIGKLASYYCENGKKVLLAAGDTFRAAAIDQIEIWGQRTGTEVIKHAEGSDPAAVAFDAVQAAKARKADMVIIDTAGRLHTKSNLMEELKKINRVIAKEIADAPHETLLVLDATTGQNAINQAKLFGDAVKLSGVVLTKLDGTAKGGVVIAINNELDLPVKWVGVGEGVNDLRPFVAADFAAALFADK from the coding sequence ATGGGATTTTTTGATAAATTAAAAGCAGGTCTGGAGAAAACCAGGAAAAGCTTTACGGAAAAAATCGAGCAGCTGGTTATTGGTTATGCCACAATTGATGACGAATTTCTTGATGATCTGGAAGCCGTATTATTGTCGGCAGATGTTGGTGTAGCAACCACCAGCAAATTAATGGCTGAAATTCGTAAAGGCATTAAAGACAAGCTAATCAATTCTCCTGATGATCTAAAACCATTCTTACAGGAAAAAATCAGTGCTATGCTGGTAGGTCAGTCCCCGGCAGAAGCTGCCCATAACCCGCCTACCGTTATACTGGTTGTTGGCGTAAATGGAGTTGGTAAAACAACGACAATTGGTAAATTAGCCAGCTATTATTGTGAAAACGGCAAGAAAGTGCTGTTGGCTGCCGGCGATACCTTTCGCGCCGCTGCCATTGATCAGATAGAAATCTGGGGGCAGCGGACCGGTACCGAAGTTATTAAACATGCGGAGGGCTCTGACCCGGCGGCAGTGGCTTTTGATGCCGTACAGGCTGCCAAAGCCCGGAAAGCCGATATGGTTATCATTGATACGGCCGGCCGTTTGCATACCAAATCGAACTTAATGGAAGAACTGAAAAAAATTAACCGGGTAATTGCCAAAGAAATAGCAGATGCACCGCACGAAACCTTATTGGTGCTTGATGCCACTACCGGACAGAATGCTATTAATCAAGCTAAACTATTCGGTGATGCGGTCAAGCTTTCAGGAGTGGTATTAACCAAACTGGACGGTACAGCCAAGGGCGGAGTGGTAATCGCTATTAATAATGAACTTGATCTGCCTGTGAAATGGGTAGGGGTAGGCGAAGGGGTTAACGACCTCCGGCCTTTCGTTGCTGCTGATTTTGCCGCCGCTTTATTTGCTGACAAGTAA
- the lepB gene encoding signal peptidase I yields MSTTNLGEEIKDWVISILIAIVLAFFIRYFIVELYMVEGPSMRPTLVNGERLVVNKFIYRFKAPERGEILVFRYPRDPSRDFIKRVIGVAGDTVEIKDSRVLLNGQLLNEPYILERTRGSYPAVTVPEGHIYVMGDNRNNSEDSRFKDVGFVPLELIKGKAITVFWPLDHIKTLP; encoded by the coding sequence GTGAGTACTACCAATCTGGGTGAAGAAATAAAAGACTGGGTTATATCGATTCTGATAGCTATCGTTTTGGCTTTTTTTATCCGGTATTTTATTGTTGAATTATACATGGTCGAGGGACCGTCTATGCGGCCCACGCTGGTTAATGGCGAACGACTGGTTGTTAATAAATTTATTTATCGGTTTAAGGCACCCGAACGGGGCGAAATATTAGTTTTTCGTTATCCCCGTGATCCGAGCCGCGACTTTATTAAGCGGGTAATCGGCGTGGCAGGGGATACTGTTGAAATTAAAGACAGCAGGGTTCTCCTTAATGGACAACTATTAAACGAGCCATATATATTAGAGCGTACCCGGGGGTCGTATCCGGCAGTTACCGTGCCGGAAGGGCACATTTATGTAATGGGCGATAATCGCAACAATTCCGAAGACAGCCGCTTTAAAGACGTTGGTTTTGTGCCGTTAGAGCTTATCAAAGGCAAAGCCATTACTGTTTTTTGGCCGCTTGATCACATAAAAACCTTGCCCTAG
- the rimM gene encoding ribosome maturation factor RimM (Essential for efficient processing of 16S rRNA), with translation MAKLLPSATNMSGPDLITIGKIVAPHGVRGDVRILPLTDFPDRFHDLTTVFVDDVGQLKLESARQHKKMILLKFSGFDSMNDSERLRGKLIKISRQDAVKLPEGQYYIFDIIGLTVVTEDGEQLGSITDVLQPGSNDVYVVKQQNNKELLLPAIKEVVKKIDLAGKQMVVKLQEEMD, from the coding sequence ATGGCAAAATTATTGCCTTCCGCAACTAATATGTCTGGACCCGATCTGATTACTATCGGTAAAATTGTTGCCCCGCACGGTGTGCGGGGTGACGTTCGTATATTGCCGCTAACTGATTTTCCTGACCGATTCCATGATCTTACAACCGTATTTGTCGATGATGTTGGCCAGCTGAAGCTGGAGTCAGCCAGGCAGCATAAAAAGATGATCCTGCTCAAATTTTCCGGATTTGATTCTATGAATGACAGTGAACGCCTGCGTGGCAAACTAATTAAAATCAGCCGGCAGGATGCAGTCAAACTGCCGGAAGGACAATATTATATTTTTGATATAATCGGCCTTACTGTCGTTACCGAAGACGGTGAACAGCTTGGTAGTATAACCGATGTCCTGCAGCCGGGGAGTAACGATGTGTATGTTGTAAAACAGCAAAACAACAAAGAACTGCTGCTCCCGGCCATTAAAGAAGTTGTTAAAAAAATTGACCTTGCCGGAAAACAGATGGTAGTCAAACTTCAGGAAGAAATGGACTAA